A genomic stretch from Cydia amplana chromosome 1, ilCydAmpl1.1, whole genome shotgun sequence includes:
- the LOC134653754 gene encoding juvenile hormone acid O-methyltransferase-like — translation MEFPDLYRKVAFLSKRDANKALEEFTFNNMWKENASIIDIGSGDGSTTKTILEKHAPLSYSKIVGCDISPKMVKYANEHFRSERIEFIQLDITKQLPLFLKDAFDHAFSFYVIQRIKKQEAAFSFIYHSLKDGGSCLLIFLGRYPVYDVYRTLARKAKWAEDLKDVETFTSPYHDSQDPKNDVINVMDSIGFKKIEVDVFDNTHTYDDSYTFERLVKAINPFSALNERWDEFMKDYFEVAPNAIKMEYQLIVAYGIK, via the exons ATGGAATTCCCCGATTTGTATAGAAAAGTTGCATTCCTTTCCAAAAGGGACGCAAATAAAGCCTTAGAAGAGTTCACCTTTAACAACATGTGGAAGGAAAATGCATCTATCATTGACATTGGAAGTGGAGACGGGAGCACGACTAAAACTATTTTGGAAAAGCATGCGCCACTCAGTTATAGTAAGATAGTGGGCTGTGATATAAGTCCGAAGATGGTTAAATACGCAAATGAACATTTCAGGAGCGAACGCATCGAGTTTATACAATTGGATATTACAAAGCAATTGCCACTGTTCCTGAAAGACGCCTTTGATCATGCGTTCTCTTTTTATGTGATTCAAAGGATCAAGAAGCAGGA GGCCGCTTTCTCGTTCATCTATCATTCCTTAAAAGACGGAGGCAGCTGCCTCCTTATTTTTCTCGGGCGATACCCCGTTTACGATGTGTATCGCACACTCGCTCGCAAGGCGAAGTGGGCTGAAGACCTGAAAGATGTTGAAACCTTCACTTCACCATATCACGATTCTCAG GACCCCAAGAATGACGTGATCAATGTAATGGATTCAATTGGCTTCAAAAAAATAGAAGTGGATGTATTTGATAACACGCATACATATGACGATTCTTATACTTTCGAAc GCTTGGTCAAGGCTATCAACCCCTTTAGTGCTCTCAACGAACGATGGGACGAATTTATGAAAGACTACTTCGAGGTGGCTCCAAACGCTATAAAAATGGAGTATCAACTCATTGTAGCCTAcggcataaaataa